From Triticum aestivum cultivar Chinese Spring chromosome 4A, IWGSC CS RefSeq v2.1, whole genome shotgun sequence, a single genomic window includes:
- the LOC123085142 gene encoding peroxygenase, which translates to MSTVALLVPPPTAARPPALRSRHPAFLQRSCKLGSSRVTAAMSSSDPSLATEAPQAAVTSERRLNPDLQEQLAKPYLARAMSAVDPSHPEGSKGRDSKGMSVLQQHAAFFDRNGDGVIYPWETFQSLRAIGLGSPSAFGTSILLHLVLTYPTQPGWMPSPLLSIHIKNIHRGKHGSDSETYDTEGRFEPAKFDAIFSKFGKTRPNALSEDEINAMLKHNRNMYDFLGWAAANLEWKLLHKVAKDKEGFLQREIVRGAFDGSLFERLQESKKST; encoded by the exons ATGTCGACCGTAGCACTGCTCGTACCACCACCAACTGCCGCGAGGCCCCCGGCTCTGCGCTCCCGTCACCCGGCCTTTCTCCAAAG ATCCTGCAAGCTCGGCTCGTCGCGAGTAACCGCCGCCATGTCGTCGTCCGATCCGTCGCTGGCCACCGAGGCGCCCCAGGCGGCCGTCACCAGCGAGCGGAGGCTCAACCCCGACCTCCAGGAGCAGCTCGCCAAGCCAT ATCTGGCCAGAGCAATGTCGGCGGTTGACCCGAGCCACCCGGAGGGCAGCAAGGGTCGGGACAGCAAGGGCATGAGCGTGCTCCAGCAGCACGCCGCCTTCTTCGACCGCAACGGCGACGGGGTCATCTACCCATGGGAGACCTTCCAAA GCCTCCGAGCAATCGGGCTCGGGTCCCCTTCAGCCTTCGGAACATCCAtactcctccacctcgtcctcaCTTATCCTACTCAACCG GGATGGATGCCTTCCCCTCTGCTGTCGATCCATATAAAGAACATCCACAGGGGCAAGCACGGGAGCGACTCTGAGACGTATGACACAGAAGGGAG GTTTGAACCAGCGAAATTCGATGCTATATTCAGCAAGTTTGGCAAAACTCGGCCAAATGCTTTGTCAGAAGATGAGATTAACGCCATGCTTAAACACAACCGCAATATGTATGATTTCCTGGGCTG GGCCGCAGCCAACCTCGAATGGAAGCTGCTGCACAAAGTGGCAAAGGATAAAGAAGGCTTTTTGCAGCGAGAAATCGTGAGGGGCGCCTTCGATGGCAGCCTGTTCGAGCGCCTGCAGGAGAGCAAGAAATCTACCTGA